In one window of Janthinobacterium sp. 1_2014MBL_MicDiv DNA:
- a CDS encoding pilus assembly protein: MIAHRHRHWLALRRAGRAWLAALCWLCCSVAVGATTPTVTLERADVGLYGARVPPNLLLNLSFTHAAAAAAHAGDYAPQRDYAGYFHARMCYRYPYRSKDGVSVPDLRVATAYFSVLKPADAQHGCGGDSFSGNFLNWASASMLDIVRYALTGGDRVIDEARKTVLQRAYLPDSLNGNDAIDFFAHPAFFPRKVLREGVAAATPFALAQLAIVSCRNRLLFGDGTLPAGGNCDVPGVAGTHGVFLARVQVCDVTEGPLRADLCLAYGKYYKPVGAVQRHGGRVRVGVFGHLNAAPPGAGYVYGGVLRAPLAHAGSQRWAAPDFLPQDNPESEWNAANGVYVPHGAGHGGGVTAYINGLGRSNVLHPGAYARAAPTAELLYESLRYLQGRQASAVVPPATAPPAVDEGLPVITQWSDPLAASCQRQVVVSVADAGMAGDRYVPGNVPTASPPMHASDRARAADGYAPPALDVMAWTRAVGKLESEGGQGNPAPRPELAGLELVADGAGGASYHAAGLAYWSHVQALRPGAGGKGGSAVEHHAGDLRPGDPSGAPPVTPLLLAAKYGGFLDADGDANPFHSAAGSAMDEWSVDGRWPSHYLAGSDPAALIAGVRAAFVAADKGTGTAALAGPSLMALASGTEEAYWFHTRMRLADGGMTLSRTAFGVGADGGMLAGKPVWRTGERDKAMADATPATWRPVYTLDGQGALMPLTWDKLDAQQRAAFAGGGGADGQDDGQGEARLAYLLGGMLHEVGRPGGFLRRRSGSLGTAPYGNLAYVGAPAPGMPGTDYALHRKLLLQRKRMLYLGANDGLLHAFDARTGSELYAYLPRALLRPAVAMASTHYSPGPMLDGAAATAEVLVLGHWKTVLVSGMGGGAQGVFALDITDPARFAQDGALWEFTDRDDKLIGNVRAPPDFARVNMGGKDGAPAYRDFAVVASGYNNSVDDGKDTTAPASAAAIFLLALDKPPGTPWLLGSNYYRLKVPVDSDGDGEEGPVAGAGAGLGAAATATATAHALGPPALVPGSDGALAYLYAGDLQGNIWRLDLSMGPPWKDGVGRKRIFVAHDAQGRRQPVTQQLKVAYATGGGYLLLFGTGKLVEAADTWPAAFLSQAFYAVHDDLREQSPTRTRAELERRSLGEAAGGVRVDGAELRYTGSDAMRGWYLDFLETAQTGERSIHNPVLAAGKVVFNTVLPGRDPCARPATRVYVLDVLSGFAADAAGVVQAGAQTGQLHDGLARGPPLVMELNSTVAAANATGRAEGRKELAVLQPGLSGAAGLKALKVVSAPLPAGRISWREVANWRELHEAAKKK; encoded by the coding sequence ATGATCGCGCATCGGCATCGGCATTGGCTGGCGCTGCGGCGCGCTGGCCGGGCCTGGCTGGCGGCGCTGTGCTGGCTATGTTGCAGCGTTGCCGTTGGCGCCACCACGCCCACGGTGACGCTGGAGCGGGCCGACGTCGGCTTGTACGGTGCCCGCGTGCCGCCGAATCTGCTGCTCAACCTGTCGTTCACGCACGCTGCCGCCGCTGCCGCGCATGCAGGCGACTACGCGCCGCAGCGCGACTACGCCGGCTACTTCCATGCGCGCATGTGCTACCGCTATCCGTATCGCAGCAAGGATGGCGTGAGCGTGCCGGACTTGCGCGTAGCGACCGCTTACTTCTCTGTCCTGAAGCCGGCCGACGCGCAGCATGGCTGTGGCGGCGATAGTTTCAGCGGCAACTTCCTCAACTGGGCTAGCGCCAGCATGCTCGATATCGTCCGCTATGCCCTGACGGGCGGCGACCGCGTCATCGACGAGGCGCGCAAGACGGTGCTGCAGCGCGCTTATCTGCCTGACAGCCTGAACGGCAACGATGCCATCGACTTTTTCGCCCATCCCGCCTTTTTCCCGCGCAAGGTTTTGCGCGAGGGCGTGGCGGCCGCGACACCGTTTGCGCTGGCGCAACTGGCCATCGTTTCCTGCCGCAACCGCCTGCTGTTTGGCGACGGTACGCTGCCGGCGGGCGGCAATTGCGACGTTCCCGGCGTAGCGGGTACTCACGGCGTGTTCCTGGCGCGGGTGCAGGTGTGCGATGTTACCGAGGGGCCGCTGCGCGCTGACCTGTGCCTCGCGTATGGCAAGTACTACAAGCCGGTGGGCGCCGTGCAGCGCCATGGCGGCAGGGTGCGCGTGGGCGTGTTCGGGCACCTGAACGCCGCGCCGCCGGGCGCTGGCTATGTCTACGGCGGCGTATTGCGCGCGCCGCTGGCCCATGCGGGCAGCCAGCGCTGGGCGGCGCCCGATTTTTTACCGCAAGACAATCCCGAGTCCGAGTGGAATGCCGCCAATGGCGTGTATGTTCCCCATGGCGCGGGCCATGGCGGCGGGGTGACCGCTTACATCAACGGCCTGGGGCGCAGCAATGTCCTGCATCCCGGCGCCTACGCCAGGGCGGCACCGACGGCCGAACTGCTGTACGAATCGCTGCGCTACCTGCAGGGGCGGCAAGCGAGCGCCGTGGTGCCGCCCGCCACGGCGCCGCCTGCCGTCGACGAAGGTTTGCCTGTCATCACCCAGTGGAGCGACCCGCTGGCGGCCAGTTGCCAGCGCCAGGTCGTCGTCAGCGTGGCCGACGCGGGCATGGCGGGCGATCGTTACGTGCCGGGCAATGTGCCGACAGCCAGTCCGCCCATGCATGCCAGCGACCGCGCCCGAGCGGCCGATGGCTATGCGCCGCCCGCGCTCGATGTCATGGCGTGGACGCGCGCGGTGGGCAAGCTGGAAAGCGAGGGCGGACAAGGCAACCCGGCGCCACGGCCTGAACTGGCCGGACTGGAGTTGGTGGCCGATGGGGCCGGTGGCGCCAGCTACCATGCGGCCGGCCTGGCGTACTGGTCGCATGTGCAGGCGCTGCGACCCGGCGCAGGGGGCAAGGGCGGCAGCGCGGTCGAACACCATGCGGGCGACTTACGGCCGGGCGACCCGTCCGGCGCGCCGCCCGTCACTCCCTTGTTGCTGGCGGCCAAGTATGGCGGCTTTCTTGACGCGGACGGCGACGCCAATCCCTTCCACAGCGCGGCGGGCAGCGCGATGGATGAGTGGAGCGTGGATGGCCGCTGGCCCAGCCATTACCTGGCGGGCAGCGACCCTGCTGCCCTGATCGCCGGCGTGCGCGCCGCCTTCGTGGCCGCCGACAAGGGGACAGGCACGGCGGCACTGGCCGGCCCCTCGCTGATGGCGCTGGCCAGCGGCACGGAGGAGGCGTACTGGTTTCACACGCGGATGCGCCTGGCCGATGGCGGCATGACCTTGTCGCGCACCGCGTTTGGCGTGGGCGCCGATGGCGGCATGCTTGCTGGCAAGCCAGTGTGGCGCACCGGCGAGCGCGACAAGGCCATGGCGGATGCTACGCCAGCGACCTGGCGCCCCGTCTACACGCTCGATGGCCAGGGCGCCCTGATGCCATTGACCTGGGACAAGCTCGACGCGCAGCAGCGCGCCGCCTTCGCTGGCGGCGGTGGCGCGGATGGGCAGGACGATGGCCAGGGAGAGGCGCGGCTCGCCTATCTGCTGGGCGGAATGCTGCACGAGGTGGGGCGGCCGGGCGGCTTCCTGCGCCGGCGATCAGGCAGCCTGGGTACGGCGCCTTATGGCAACCTCGCGTACGTGGGCGCACCGGCGCCGGGCATGCCGGGCACGGATTACGCCTTGCATCGCAAGCTGCTGCTGCAGCGGAAAAGGATGCTGTACCTGGGCGCAAACGATGGCTTGCTGCATGCGTTCGACGCGCGCACCGGCAGCGAGCTGTACGCCTATCTGCCGCGTGCGCTGCTACGCCCCGCCGTGGCCATGGCGAGCACTCACTACAGTCCGGGCCCCATGCTGGACGGCGCCGCGGCCACGGCGGAAGTGCTGGTGCTGGGACACTGGAAGACAGTGCTGGTGTCCGGCATGGGGGGCGGCGCGCAGGGTGTGTTTGCGCTCGACATCACCGACCCGGCGCGCTTCGCGCAAGACGGGGCGCTGTGGGAATTTACGGACCGCGACGATAAGCTCATCGGCAACGTGCGCGCACCGCCAGACTTTGCCCGCGTCAACATGGGCGGCAAGGATGGCGCGCCGGCTTACCGCGATTTTGCCGTGGTGGCCAGCGGCTACAACAATAGCGTGGACGATGGCAAGGATACGACGGCGCCAGCCTCTGCGGCCGCCATCTTCCTGCTGGCGCTGGACAAGCCGCCCGGCACGCCGTGGCTGTTGGGCAGCAATTACTACCGGCTGAAAGTACCGGTGGACAGCGATGGCGATGGAGAGGAGGGCCCGGTTGCTGGTGCCGGTGCCGGCCTTGGCGCGGCAGCCACCGCCACCGCCACCGCCCACGCGCTGGGGCCGCCCGCCCTGGTGCCGGGCAGCGACGGGGCGCTGGCCTACCTGTATGCGGGCGATTTGCAGGGTAATATCTGGCGCCTCGACCTGTCCATGGGGCCGCCGTGGAAGGATGGCGTGGGGCGCAAACGCATCTTTGTCGCGCACGATGCGCAGGGCCGGCGCCAGCCCGTGACGCAGCAGCTGAAAGTGGCGTATGCGACCGGCGGCGGCTATCTGCTGCTGTTTGGCACGGGCAAGCTGGTCGAGGCGGCCGACACCTGGCCGGCGGCCTTCCTGTCGCAGGCGTTTTATGCCGTCCATGACGACTTGCGCGAGCAGTCTCCCACGCGCACCCGTGCCGAGCTGGAGCGGCGCAGCCTGGGCGAGGCGGCGGGCGGCGTGCGCGTCGATGGCGCCGAGTTGCGCTACACGGGCAGCGATGCCATGCGCGGCTGGTATCTCGATTTTCTCGAAACCGCGCAGACGGGCGAGCGCAGCATCCACAACCCGGTACTGGCGGCAGGCAAGGTGGTGTTCAATACCGTCTTGCCGGGGCGAGACCCGTGTGCGCGGCCGGCTACGCGCGTATACGTGCTCGACGTGCTCAGCGGTTTTGCCGCCGACGCCGCCGGCGTGGTACAGGCGGGTGCACAGACGGGGCAGTTGCACGATGGCCTGGCGCGCGGGCCGCCATTGGTGATGGAGCTCAACAGTACGGTGGCTGCCGCCAACGCGACGGGGCGTGCCGAGGGGCGCAAGGAACTCGCCGTACTGCAGCCGGGCTTGTCTGGCGCGGCCGGGCTCAAGGCGCTCAAGGTGGTCAGTGCGCCGCTGCCCGCTGGGCGCATCAGCTGGCGCGAGGTGGCGAACTGGCGTGAATTGCACGAGGCGGCAAAAAAGAAATAG
- a CDS encoding pilus assembly PilX family protein: protein MASAGASCGSPVCLQRGAILVYVLCLLVVILLLGISAAQMALLGEKAARGERDRHIAFQAAEEALMDAQNDIEGLPGAPGRSSLFAPGSAAGFTVGCGDGGELGLCLPAEKGAPALWLSMELGGAEAASGSDGNRAVPYGRFTGAAMQTGQGFLPFRRPRYIIELLPFHLPGEEAGAVIGSLATGNYLYRVTAIGFGAQDSTQVVLQSYYRKQVAGAGP, encoded by the coding sequence ATGGCCAGCGCTGGCGCCAGCTGCGGCTCACCGGTTTGCCTCCAGCGGGGGGCGATCCTGGTGTACGTGCTGTGCCTGCTGGTCGTGATCCTGTTGCTGGGCATATCGGCGGCGCAGATGGCATTGCTGGGCGAAAAGGCGGCTCGCGGCGAGCGCGACCGGCATATCGCGTTCCAGGCCGCGGAGGAGGCATTGATGGATGCGCAGAACGATATCGAAGGCTTGCCCGGCGCGCCAGGACGCAGCAGCCTGTTCGCGCCGGGCAGCGCGGCGGGATTCACTGTCGGCTGCGGCGATGGTGGCGAGCTGGGCTTGTGCCTGCCGGCGGAAAAGGGCGCGCCGGCGCTGTGGCTGAGCATGGAGCTGGGCGGTGCCGAGGCGGCCAGCGGGAGCGACGGGAACCGCGCCGTACCCTATGGCCGGTTTACGGGCGCGGCCATGCAGACGGGACAGGGCTTTTTGCCATTTCGCCGGCCCCGCTACATCATCGAGTTGCTGCCGTTTCACCTGCCCGGCGAAGAGGCGGGGGCCGTGATCGGCAGCCTCGCCACCGGCAATTATTTGTACCGCGTGACGGCCATCGGTTTTGGCGCGCAGGACAGCACGCAGGTGGTGCTGCAAAGCTATTACCGCAAGCAGGTAGCCGGAGCGGGGCCATGA
- a CDS encoding PilW family protein, protein MSAARRRRGGMSLVELLVALFLGALLMLAASTVLLAASGSYFDQSASARLDDNGRYALDAIARAVRQTAYVNWDSSAAPVAHAAHDSANIAGLDAHSLGKNSEGISQPLPAAVHGSDVLALRYYGAGMGENGDGSVLNCAGFGVGAAQTEAQRGWSIFYVAQGADGEGELRCKYRGANGWGADAIIRGVDTFQVLYGLDTDTPPDGVANQYVKASALDAYDAALLLVGASAAERQRDFARRTHWKRVASVRVALLLHGEAGEAEKTGPAQFDLFGAAYAEAHGASDTGVRIARSALPAALRGRLRHMLQTSILLRNGPA, encoded by the coding sequence ATGAGTGCCGCACGACGCCGGCGTGGCGGCATGAGCCTGGTTGAATTGCTGGTGGCCCTGTTCCTGGGTGCCCTGCTGATGCTGGCCGCCAGCACCGTGCTGCTGGCGGCCAGCGGCAGTTACTTCGACCAGTCCGCCAGCGCGCGCCTGGATGACAACGGCCGCTATGCGCTCGATGCCATCGCCAGGGCCGTGCGCCAGACGGCGTACGTGAATTGGGACAGCAGCGCCGCGCCGGTCGCCCACGCGGCGCATGACAGCGCCAATATCGCCGGGCTTGACGCGCACAGCCTGGGCAAGAACAGCGAGGGCATCAGCCAGCCGCTGCCGGCCGCCGTGCACGGCAGCGACGTGCTGGCCTTGCGCTATTACGGCGCCGGCATGGGAGAGAACGGCGATGGCTCCGTCCTCAATTGCGCCGGCTTTGGCGTCGGCGCCGCGCAGACGGAGGCGCAGCGGGGCTGGAGCATTTTTTATGTGGCGCAGGGCGCCGACGGCGAGGGAGAATTGCGCTGCAAGTACCGTGGCGCGAACGGCTGGGGCGCCGACGCCATCATCCGTGGCGTCGACACCTTCCAGGTCCTGTATGGCCTCGATACGGATACGCCGCCCGATGGCGTGGCGAACCAGTACGTCAAGGCCAGCGCGCTCGACGCTTACGATGCGGCGCTGCTGCTGGTGGGCGCCAGCGCGGCCGAACGCCAGCGCGACTTTGCCCGCCGCACGCACTGGAAGCGCGTGGCCAGCGTGCGCGTGGCGTTGCTGCTGCATGGCGAGGCGGGCGAAGCGGAAAAGACCGGGCCAGCGCAGTTCGACCTGTTTGGTGCCGCGTATGCGGAGGCGCATGGCGCCAGCGACACGGGCGTGCGCATCGCACGTTCAGCCCTGCCTGCCGCCTTGCGTGGCCGGCTGCGGCACATGCTGCAGACCAGCATCCTGCTGCGCAACGGGCCGGCATAG
- the pilV gene encoding type IV pilus modification protein PilV, which translates to MGNGGRRRATMDGSSLVEVLVSLLLLALGLLGASILQLTSLRARHESALLLAGAQLASGMAERMRANGGLLHGPDANNPYLNLAYEAAPDGAEPPGGAPDCFGAAACGAAQLAQFDIAEWKQQLHAALPGARLLICRDAQAWDSAAQGLHWACSGGKGAPIVIKLGWRGRRPDGKPAVNGAGESLPKLALQLGGGGA; encoded by the coding sequence ATGGGCAACGGAGGCCGCCGCAGGGCGACGATGGACGGCAGCAGCCTGGTCGAGGTGCTGGTGTCGCTGCTGCTACTGGCGCTGGGCTTGCTCGGCGCCAGCATATTGCAGCTGACTTCCCTGCGCGCGCGCCATGAGTCGGCGCTGCTGTTGGCCGGCGCCCAGCTGGCTTCTGGCATGGCCGAGCGCATGCGCGCCAATGGCGGCCTCCTGCATGGTCCCGACGCCAACAATCCCTATTTGAACCTGGCTTACGAAGCGGCGCCGGATGGTGCCGAACCGCCTGGCGGCGCGCCCGACTGCTTTGGCGCCGCCGCCTGCGGCGCGGCACAGCTGGCGCAATTCGACATCGCCGAGTGGAAACAGCAGCTGCATGCCGCCTTGCCCGGCGCGCGCCTGCTGATCTGCCGCGATGCCCAGGCATGGGACAGCGCCGCGCAAGGCTTGCACTGGGCTTGCAGCGGCGGCAAGGGCGCGCCCATCGTCATCAAGCTGGGCTGGCGCGGCCGCCGTCCCGACGGTAAGCCTGCCGTGAATGGGGCCGGCGAGTCGCTGCCCAAGCTGGCATTGCAACTGGGCGGAGGCGGCGCATGA
- the nrdR gene encoding transcriptional regulator NrdR, protein MKCPFCQHGDTQVLDTRVSEEGDAIRRRRRCSKCDKRFTTYERIELIMPAVVKKNGSRTEFAADKLRGSLMLALRKRPVAAASVDTAIASIQEKLLTSGLREVDSGYIGELVMQELKRLDKIAYIRFASVYKNFEDLAEFQDAIAEVGQARKP, encoded by the coding sequence ATGAAATGTCCATTTTGCCAGCACGGCGACACCCAGGTTCTCGATACGCGCGTATCGGAGGAAGGGGATGCCATACGGCGGCGGCGCCGCTGCAGCAAATGCGACAAGCGCTTCACCACCTATGAGCGCATTGAACTTATCATGCCGGCCGTCGTCAAAAAGAATGGCAGCCGGACGGAGTTCGCTGCGGATAAGTTGCGCGGCAGTTTGATGCTGGCCTTGCGCAAGCGCCCCGTCGCGGCCGCCTCAGTGGACACGGCCATCGCGTCCATCCAGGAAAAACTGCTGACCAGCGGCTTGCGCGAAGTCGATTCCGGCTATATCGGCGAACTCGTCATGCAGGAATTGAAGCGTCTCGACAAGATCGCCTACATCCGCTTCGCTTCCGTCTACAAGAATTTCGAAGACCTGGCCGAGTTCCAGGATGCGATCGCCGAAGTGGGACAGGCGCGCAAGCCCTGA
- the glyA gene encoding serine hydroxymethyltransferase → MFAKDHTLANVDPELFAVIQKENVRQHDHIELIASENYTSPAVMEAQGSQLTNKYAEGYPGKRYYGGCEYVDVAEQLAIDRVKQLFGAECANVQPNSGSQANQGVFFAMLKPGDLIMGMSLAEGGHLTHGMPLNMSGKWFDVVSYGLTAEEDIDYEAMERLARERKPKLIIAGASAFSKKIDFERFSKIAKEVGAYFMVDMAHYAGLIAAGLYPNPVPFADFVTSTTHKSLRGPRGGIILMKAEHEKAINSAIFPGIQGGPLMHVIAGKAVAFKEALSPEFVDYQKQVIKNADVLAKTLIKRGLRIVSGGTESHVMLVDLRAKNLTGKEAEAILGSAHITCNKNGIPNDPQKPFVTSGIRLGSPAMTTRGFKEAQAEEVGNLIADVLDNPHDAATIERVKAAVKVLADAHPVYAA, encoded by the coding sequence ATGTTTGCAAAAGATCACACCCTCGCCAACGTCGATCCTGAATTGTTCGCCGTCATTCAAAAAGAAAATGTGCGCCAGCACGATCACATCGAGTTGATCGCGTCGGAAAACTACACCTCGCCAGCCGTGATGGAAGCGCAAGGTTCGCAACTGACGAACAAGTATGCCGAAGGCTATCCAGGCAAGCGCTACTACGGCGGCTGCGAATACGTCGACGTGGCCGAGCAACTGGCGATCGACCGCGTGAAACAGCTGTTCGGCGCCGAATGCGCGAACGTGCAGCCGAACTCGGGCTCGCAAGCGAACCAGGGCGTGTTCTTCGCCATGCTGAAACCAGGCGACCTGATCATGGGTATGTCGCTGGCCGAAGGCGGCCACCTGACGCACGGCATGCCGCTGAACATGTCCGGCAAATGGTTCGACGTCGTGTCCTACGGCTTGACGGCGGAAGAAGACATCGACTACGAGGCCATGGAGCGCCTGGCGCGCGAACGCAAGCCCAAGCTGATCATCGCCGGCGCGTCCGCATTCTCGAAAAAGATCGACTTCGAGCGTTTCAGCAAGATCGCCAAGGAAGTGGGCGCCTACTTCATGGTCGACATGGCCCACTACGCCGGCCTGATCGCCGCCGGCCTGTACCCGAACCCGGTGCCATTCGCCGACTTCGTCACCTCGACCACGCACAAATCGCTGCGCGGCCCGCGCGGCGGCATCATCCTGATGAAGGCCGAGCACGAAAAAGCCATCAACTCGGCCATCTTCCCCGGCATCCAGGGCGGCCCGCTGATGCACGTGATCGCCGGCAAGGCCGTCGCCTTCAAGGAAGCGCTGAGCCCTGAATTCGTCGACTACCAGAAGCAAGTGATCAAGAACGCCGACGTGCTGGCGAAAACCCTGATCAAGCGCGGCCTGCGCATCGTTTCCGGCGGCACCGAGTCGCACGTCATGCTGGTCGACCTGCGCGCCAAGAACCTGACGGGCAAGGAAGCCGAAGCCATCCTCGGTTCCGCGCACATCACCTGCAACAAGAACGGCATCCCGAACGACCCGCAAAAGCCATTCGTCACCTCGGGCATCCGCCTGGGCAGCCCGGCGATGACGACGCGCGGCTTCAAGGAAGCGCAAGCGGAAGAAGTGGGCAACCTGATCGCCGACGTGCTGGACAATCCGCATGACGCCGCCACCATCGAGCGCGTGAAAGCGGCCGTGAAAGTGCTGGCCGACGCGCACCCGGTCTACGCCGCATAA
- the ybgC gene encoding tol-pal system-associated acyl-CoA thioesterase, translated as MPSVFTWNVRVYYEDTDAGGIVYYANYLKFFERARTEWLRAIEVGQQELLQQHDAMFVVKSVNADYHAPARLDDTIRLTLSIEKMGRASIVFLQQAWCGDSLLNTARVKIGCVDSALRPRAVPDAVAARMRAA; from the coding sequence ATGCCTTCAGTCTTTACCTGGAACGTACGTGTCTACTATGAAGACACCGACGCCGGTGGCATCGTTTACTACGCAAACTACCTGAAGTTCTTTGAGCGCGCGCGCACAGAATGGCTGCGCGCCATCGAGGTAGGCCAGCAGGAATTGCTACAACAGCACGACGCGATGTTCGTTGTCAAAAGCGTCAACGCCGACTATCATGCGCCGGCCAGACTCGATGACACGATAAGATTAACCTTAAGCATAGAGAAAATGGGGCGCGCCTCCATCGTTTTCCTGCAACAAGCCTGGTGCGGCGACAGCCTGCTCAATACGGCACGCGTCAAGATCGGCTGCGTCGACTCGGCACTGCGCCCGCGCGCCGTGCCTGATGCAGTGGCGGCCCGCATGCGCGCCGCCTGA
- the tolQ gene encoding protein TolQ: MNVTQDLSFLALISNAHLIVQLIMALLLLISLTSWTYIFRKMFAVRQARKQTIEFERSFWAGGNLHALHQSANGNRDQSGALARIFDAGMGEFIKGKASYGSREALDVGAVLDGARRAMRAAFQREMDVLESHLAFLASVGSVSPYIGLLGTVWGIMNAFRGLANVQQATLAAVAPGIAEALIATAIGLFAAIPAVVAYNRFSHDIDRLAIRFESFVEEFSNILQRQSR, from the coding sequence ATGAACGTTACACAAGATCTTTCTTTCCTCGCGCTCATCTCCAATGCCCACCTGATCGTGCAATTGATCATGGCCCTGCTGTTGCTGATCTCCCTCACCAGCTGGACCTACATTTTCCGCAAGATGTTTGCGGTACGTCAGGCCCGCAAGCAAACCATCGAATTTGAACGCAGCTTCTGGGCCGGCGGCAACCTGCATGCGCTGCACCAGAGCGCCAACGGCAACCGCGACCAGAGCGGCGCGCTGGCCCGCATCTTCGATGCCGGCATGGGCGAATTCATCAAGGGCAAGGCCTCGTACGGTTCGCGCGAAGCGCTCGACGTCGGCGCCGTGCTCGACGGCGCCCGCCGCGCCATGCGCGCCGCCTTCCAGCGCGAAATGGACGTGCTCGAATCGCACCTGGCCTTCCTCGCGTCCGTCGGCTCCGTCTCGCCGTACATCGGCCTGCTCGGCACCGTGTGGGGCATCATGAACGCCTTCCGCGGCCTGGCCAACGTGCAGCAAGCCACGCTGGCCGCCGTCGCGCCCGGCATTGCCGAAGCGCTGATCGCCACCGCCATCGGCCTGTTCGCGGCCATTCCCGCCGTCGTGGCCTACAACCGTTTCTCGCATGATATCGACCGCCTGGCGATCCGCTTCGAAAGCTTCGTCGAGGAATTCTCCAACATCCTGCAGCGCCAGTCGCGCTAA
- a CDS encoding ExbD/TolR family protein, whose translation MGSSFNSGGMRGGRGRKFKSEINVVPYIDVMLVLLIIFMVMPSSNNPSVVNLPNAEKTAKPPDDYIQIVLKPNGSLSIGVIGKEQLAPETEPNRDALLRKLRGLHETNPDYPVLIAGDKESKYDDVIQLISEAKKMGITRVGLATK comes from the coding sequence ATGGGCTCTTCATTCAATAGCGGCGGCATGCGCGGCGGCCGAGGCCGCAAGTTCAAGTCGGAAATCAACGTCGTGCCATATATCGACGTGATGCTGGTACTGCTGATCATTTTCATGGTGATGCCGTCGTCGAACAATCCCAGCGTGGTGAACCTGCCCAACGCGGAAAAGACGGCGAAACCGCCCGATGACTATATCCAGATCGTGCTCAAGCCGAACGGCTCGCTGTCGATCGGCGTGATCGGCAAGGAACAGCTGGCGCCGGAAACGGAACCGAACCGCGACGCCCTGCTGCGCAAGCTGCGTGGCTTGCACGAGACCAATCCCGACTATCCCGTGCTGATCGCGGGCGACAAGGAAAGCAAGTACGACGATGTGATCCAGCTGATTTCGGAAGCGAAAAAGATGGGCATCACCCGGGTTGGCCTGGCCACCAAGTAA
- the tolA gene encoding cell envelope integrity protein TolA: MQTKQIDHVLGKPYSVPRERSRWPSLGLALAMHLGLLFFLWVGVHWQNTEPVAVEAEVWDLKVQTAAPPPEVATEPEPTPAPPPEPEVERPAPPPPPPVAAPEPRVDLREAEIALERKKAKLKEEKDKAAAEERRKQEQKEREEEKRELEKQKQKEKDKAEKLEKEKADKLEKAKLEKEKAQEKAEKELADKKAAAEKAAKAKKAAEEKKAADKARAAEMSRITGAAGAGTTGTAEKSTAPRKDSGYVAALTSKIKSNIAYSGSTDVPGNPRAVFKIEQLPTGEIISVRKIKSSGLPAYDSSVENAINKSSPLPKKKDGTVEREIELIFEMKDLPK; the protein is encoded by the coding sequence TTGCAGACCAAACAAATCGACCATGTACTCGGCAAGCCCTACAGCGTGCCGCGCGAACGCAGCCGCTGGCCCTCACTGGGCCTGGCGCTGGCGATGCATCTTGGCCTGCTGTTTTTCCTGTGGGTGGGCGTACACTGGCAAAATACGGAACCTGTGGCCGTGGAAGCGGAAGTGTGGGACCTGAAGGTGCAGACGGCCGCGCCGCCGCCCGAGGTGGCGACGGAACCGGAGCCGACGCCTGCCCCGCCGCCGGAACCGGAAGTCGAACGGCCCGCCCCGCCGCCACCGCCGCCGGTGGCAGCGCCCGAGCCTAGGGTCGACCTGCGCGAGGCGGAAATCGCCCTCGAGCGCAAGAAGGCCAAGCTGAAGGAAGAAAAGGACAAAGCGGCCGCGGAAGAGCGCCGCAAGCAGGAACAGAAGGAACGCGAGGAAGAAAAACGCGAGCTGGAAAAACAGAAGCAGAAGGAAAAAGACAAGGCTGAGAAGCTCGAGAAGGAAAAGGCCGACAAGCTGGAGAAGGCCAAGCTCGAGAAAGAGAAAGCCCAGGAAAAAGCCGAGAAGGAATTGGCGGACAAGAAAGCCGCGGCGGAAAAAGCCGCCAAGGCCAAGAAAGCGGCAGAAGAGAAAAAAGCCGCCGACAAGGCACGTGCCGCCGAAATGAGCCGCATCACGGGCGCGGCAGGTGCCGGCACGACGGGCACGGCCGAGAAATCGACCGCGCCACGCAAGGACAGCGGCTATGTCGCTGCCCTGACGAGCAAGATCAAGAGCAATATCGCGTACAGCGGTAGCACGGACGTGCCGGGCAACCCGCGCGCCGTGTTCAAGATCGAGCAACTGCCAACTGGGGAAATTATTTCGGTCCGGAAGATCAAAAGTAGCGGCCTGCCGGCGTATGACAGCTCGGTGGAAAACGCCATTAATAAATCGTCGCCACTGCCGAAGAAAAAAGACGGCACGGTGGAACGCGAGATTGAACTCATATTCGAGATGAAGGATTTGCCTAAATGA